ACTATTGATTGCAAGTGCTAGTGGTGGAATCGGTTATTACTTTGGTACTCAAAAAGCACAATCTAATACTCAAATTGGTAGTACACCCAATGGGAAGAAAATGAAAGGTATGCCAAACGGGAAGAAACCTTCTGCGAAGAGTTTCAAAAATTAGTATAATATGCATTTAACAATAAATTTGTGATAAATAAAATAAGAGAAGCAAGGGCAAAAATAATTTTGTCACTGCTTCTCTTATTTATTTTTGATAGATGTATCTACAAATTAAAACTTTGTAAGTTTTATATCAACTTTTGGCATACCTGCACCCATGTAATCACTACTTATTAATCAACAATTGACTTTGTATCTTCTCTTATAACCTTGGTTTTTTCATTAACTGTCTTATTCTTCCAATTAACGGCCAAGACAGAACCTGATATATTATGCCAGATACTAAAGACAGTAGAAGGAATTGCTGCAGCTGGAACAAAATACTTCATGGCTAATGTTGCTCCCAAACTTGAATCTTGCATCCCAACTTCAAAAGTAATTGCTTTTCTCTGCGGTGTCCTTAATCTGATTAGTTTAGAGAAGACATATCCAAGTCCATAACCTGACAAATTATGCAACATTACAACTGGAATAACAAGTAATGTTTGTGTCGTCATTAAATCAGCATGATTAGCAGAAATTACTGCTCCAATTATCAAAAGAATTGCTAATTGTGATACTAATGGCAAAAACCTTGTTACCCATTCAATCCTATTCTTAAATAAATGATGTACCAATAAACCTAACAAAATTGGAACTAAAACAATTTTTACTGTACTTAAAAATAATGAAAATGTTGGAATATCAACGTATTTTCCCGCAAAAAGTAATAACAAACCGGGAAGTGCGATTGGTGCAAGTAACGTGGATAAGGTTTCAATTGACACATCAAGAGCGACATCTCCACCAGCAAGATATGCCATTACACTTGACGATGTTCCACTTGGACATGAACCAACTAAAATCACACCAGCTGCAGTAGCACCTTTTAATTGAAAAATAAGACATAAAATCCAAGCAATTGTTGGCATAATTAAATAATGTGCAAAAGTTCCTGCAATAACGGGGAAAGGTTTCTTGGCAATCCTTTCAAAATCTTGTAATTTCAAGGTTAGCCCCATTCCAAAAAAAATTATTCCCAACAAATATGAGACATTTGGAACTACCCATTCGCTCGTTTTTGGCAAAAAATAATTAAAAACTACCCAAAAAATAATTGCCGCTGTAAAGTATTTACCTACCAATTTACTTATCTTTTCGACTTTATTCATATTCAAAAACCTCCTAATTTATTTAAATGCTTTCCTTCTCTCTTTGCAGGCATGATTAAAATATATAAATTTTTAATTTTCCTCATTCGTGCAAATAAAAAACCACCATGCTTTTTAACTCGCACGGTGGTTTACTGATCTTAGAAATCTTAGCCAAACCAAAACTTTCTAGTCATAAGATCACGCGTACGCCTGATAATAATAACTAGAATAATGACAACAACATTTACATTTTGATTATTCGTGTAAGACATAAGATTTCCTCTTTCTAAAATTAACATATAATAAAATGATTAAAAAAAATTATTTTTGACATCAAAAATTAATTATCGATATCCCTATACTAAATCTCACTAACAATACAGTCAAGATTTATTTTAAAAAAGCATTAAATTTTTTTACAGTCTTTTCTCATTGTTTTTTGCATAACTTATAAAAAAGGCCAAATCAAATTTTTTATGATCTAGCCTCTTCTATATATTTACTTTTAATTAAAATGGTCGACCTCCAGCTAAAATAAAGCCTAATAAGCCAACAAGTATAGTTGTCACTAGTAACAAAGCTTTGGTCCTGCTCCTCCAATTATGTCCTTGACTAAAATATATCTCACAAAAACCAATTAATCCTATTGCTAACAATATCTTAACCACTGCCAAAACTGGAGATGCTTCCCAAGCATAACCGAGAAGCATTATACCACTGACAAGTGCAACCACGTAACAAATTCTCGCAATCATTTTTGCTGCTACACTTACATCTTTTTTACTGAAAACTACTGAAAAAACAACAATCAGCAACACAATCCATGTAACTAAGTGCATCCATAGCCAAATCATTTACTCACTTCCTACTTCGAATTATTTACAATTCTATTGTAGTTTATAAAATTTAAAAATTCATCCTTAAATTGCTTTTTCTACACCAAAAAATTGTACATTTTTCTATTTCCAATAAGATCTTGTGTAATCAGCAAAACCAGCTGTATGATAAATTACACCTGTTAAACCATCCTGAACTAAATGATCTTCTTTGACATAGTAAAGTGGAATAATTCCCGTTGTCGCTTGCAATCGCTTCTCTGCTTTGCGTAGATTCGACCAATAAACAGTTCTTGTCTTTGCAACTTGAGCATTTGCAATATATGAATCAAACACACTATCTGAATATTTTCCTGTGTTCATTGAGTTCCCTGTTGTCAAAATTCCTAGATAGTTAATAGGATCCGCATAATCAGCCAACCAGTACCATAAACTTAAATCAAATTCTCCTGCAGTTTTTTTATTTGATAATCCTTTCGCAGGTAAGTTTTGAACTTTGACAGAAACGTTATTTAATTTACTCTGCACTGCACTTTGAATATATTCAGCAACCTTTTTTTGAGTTTCAGTATCTTCAGCAATCAAATTAAGTGTTATCGAAGTCTTACCACTCTCTGCCAATCCCTCTTGCCATAATTTCTTTGCTTTCTTAACATTAGACTGTGTGGTGTTTGCTGTTTCTGTACTAAAGTCCTTACCTGTGGTTGGATCTGTAGCAGTTTCAGGACTGACAAAACTGCTTGCAGCAGTCGAACCGTCTCCTAAGACTTTTTTTGTTAGTTCATTACGATTTACTACTAATGAGATTGCCTTTCGTAACTTAGCATTAGCTAGTGGTGAGCCTGCACTCTGATTTACCTGCAAATAATATGTCCAGGCTCGATTTACTTTTTTCAAGTTTTTATTATTTTGTAATCCCTGTGCAACTACACCTGAAACCGTCGCATCATCTAATTTATTAGTCTTAAAAAGATTGTATGCAGTATTATCATCTTTTACAGTTGCATAGTTAATTTTATTTAATTTAACCTGCTTTTTGGCATAGTAATACTTATTTTTAACCAACGAATAAGAATCATTGATACCTGTCCACTTAGTAATTTTAAACGCACCATTAGACACAGTATATTTTGCATTTGTACCGTATTTCTTAGTTCCAATCTTTTGTACAAAAGACTTATCTTGTGGTAAAAAAACTGGCATTGTTACCAACTTATTAAATGATTGCATTGGATGTTCCAATGTAATTTTCAATTTATACTTACCAACTGCTTCAATTCCCAATTGACTTGAAGGAAGTTTACCTGCAACAACTGCATCCGCATTTTTAATACCACTAAAAACATAAGTATAAACTGGCTTATTTGCAGGATCGACTGATCGACGCCACGAATAAACAAAATCTTGTGCTGTAACCTTGTCTCCGTTAGACCAGCGTGCATCCTGGCGTAATTGAATTGTATATGTCTTTCCACCATTTGTTGGCTTAACAACTGACTTCGCAATTGCAGGTACGACTTTATTTTTCGAATTAAGCTTGTACAATCCTTCATCTATATTCGTTAAGGTTGAAAATTCTGACATTGTAGCCTGATTAGTGTTATCCAATGTTGTTAATTCCGATGTCTGCATTAAATTCAACGTTGTTTTTTGCTTTGAAGCATCTTTTTTTGCTGCGCAAGCACTTAAAAAAGACATTCCAATTATTAGCGGAACTACAATCTTAATTATCTTTCTCTTTTCCATAACTATCCCCATTTTCCATTATTCTTGTTCGAAATTAAAGGTGAATTTAACACCTGGTTCTAATGTTTTATGGACTGTACATTTGGCAAGGGTTTCTTCAAGAAAACTATTTTTATCTGCGCCTTCTATATCAGCCTTAAATATAATATTAACTACTATTTCATCAACTTTTGACGTTCCATCTGTATACTTAACAACGTTCCCTACTGAACGAACATCAAATCTTTCAAGCTTAATCTTATATTTTCTCGCAACAGATTGAGCAGTAATTGTTAGACATCCATTCACGGCCCCAATTAAATACTGTACAGGATTAGGACCAGCATCTGTTCCGCGAACAGTTGTTGGTTCATCCATCAAATAACGATGTACCCCTGCCTGTGTTCCGACTTGATAACCTATATTTCTGATACTTGAATTAACTACATATTTTCCCATGAGAATCCTCCTTTGTTTGATTAAATAAAAAAAACCCTTGAAAATATTATTTTCAAGGACGAATTATCTTCGCGGTACCACCTAGATTCACATCTTAACTTGCACTAAGATGCCTCAAGAGATATTCATTCAGAACGAATACCTGGATTTTTAATGGAATCCATCCAATATTACTTTACATAAATTGCTCAGCAATATATTACTCCAAGACCATTTTCTTGATATTCATAACACCTGTTTTCAGCATATACAAGTTCTCTTTAGATAATTCTATCAATACTCATCTCATCATTGTAATTACAAATTGTAAGTATGTTAATACTATATTTTTTTAAAACCAATGTCAACTAAAGTTGTTCGTAAATCATCTACATTCGGATCTCTAATCGTTTGTAATAATTTACTTTTACCAGACTAAATTACTTTTGAAAAAATTTGAGATTTTCCATGACACATTAATAAAAAAATAAAGCTAGATCAAAAATCAAAATTTGACCTAGCCTTTCAATTTATTACAAACAGTCAAGCTTCATAAGTTAAACCTTTTCGTCTAACATTATCAGTTTTAAACTGTTTATAAAAATTTTGCTGTTTTTACAGTTAATTAAGAGCTTTTACTTGTGCTATTCTTTAGTAATTCGCGAACTATACTGCCCTTTGTCTTCCTGACAGAAACTCTTGAATTTGAGCTTTTTCAATATTAGTTAATTTTGCTTGAAATGAGTCACTCATTAATTTTGCTTGAAAATCTGTTGTTATTTCCCAAAAACCATTAATTCGTTCAAATTCAACTTGATCACACTTTTTAAAAATTGGATACATATCAAGAAATTCATCCCACTCAAGGTTAGGCTCTTCTGTGATACTCTCAACATACCCTTGACTCAAGGCGTATGCTGTTGGAAATCCAAACTCATCAATAATTTTGTCTTTGATCAATGCTTGATAAACCTGTACTTTGTAATCTAATGTAATTTTTTCACCTTCAGCGAGTTCTTCAACTGCCTGCTCAACGAGAATTGGATAAATCACTCTCATGACAAACACCTCATTTTTTACGGTTTTTTATTTCCTCTATTGAATAATGATGACTACGATGATATTCACCTGTAGAAGTATTTAAGGAGAATGATGGTACAGTTAATTTTTTATTTCCTCTGCGTTTATTTTTCTTACTTTTGGATGTTTTTCTTGCTGGAACAGCCATAATTATTCCTCCTTTTTCTATTTACCAACTAGCTTTTCTGACGCCAGGTATCTGACCTTTCAGTGCTAGTTCTCTAAACCTAATTCTCGACATCCCAAATTTCCGCATATAAGCATGTGGTCTTCCATCTAGAAAGTCTCGATTATGTAAACGTGTAGGAGAGGCATTCCTTGGTAATTTGCTCAAACTCTCGTAATCATGTTTAGCAATTAGTTCTTTTCTATTTTCTGCATATTTAGCAACTTGAAATTCTAACTTCTTTTGTTTCGCTATTTTAGATTTCTTAGCCAAAATAATTCCTTCTTTCTTTTTAAATAGTAACAATTACTATTTAAATAATAATACACCTTTTATCATTTTTTGTAAATGTTATTAATACTCAAATCCTTCAATACAAATACGAATTCTCAAGTTTATAAATTAAGTTGCACATTCTAAAATGGCTTTATTTTAAAAAAAGTGAACGAAGTCCAAAATATAGAAATTTTAAAAGCTGACTTTATTTTGCAGAAAAATTCGCAAAATTTATGGATAAATAAACCAAATGTAGCATGTTGTCGTTAATTTTGTCGTTAATTTTCTAAAAATAAAAAAATAAAAAGCCACAAACGTTAATATAACAACGTTTGTGGCTAGTCATACTTATTTAACCAACAGACCCTTCCATTTGATACTCAATTAACCTGTTAAGTTCAACTGCATATTCCATTGGTAATTCCTTCGTAAATGGTTCTACAAATCCCATAATAATCATTTCTGTTGCTTTCTCTTCAGTAATTCCACGACTCATTAAATAATAGAGTTGCTCTTCTGAAATTTTAGAAACTTTTGCCTCATGCTCCATTGAAACATTTCCATTTTTGATCTCATTAAATGGAATCGTATCACTTGCACTCTTGTCATCAAGAATAATAGTATCACATTCAACATGTGAAAATGATCCATCACTCGTGCGACCAAAGCGAACCTTCCCACGGTAGTCAACTCGTCCACCATCTTTACACAGAGACTTAGAAACAATTGAACTAGATGTATTTTTGGCATTGTGAATCATTCGTGCACCTGTATCGGAAACTATATCTTTGCCTGCAAAAGCAATTGAAAGCATTGTCCCTCTTGCACCTTCACCGTTTAAATAAACGCTAGGGTATTTCATTGTAACTTTAGAACCTAAATTACCATCGACCCATTCCATTGTCCCATTTTCAAGCGCCTGAGCACGTTTGGTTTCCAAACTGTATACATTATCCGACCAATTTTGAATTGTGGTATACCGACAGTAAGCATCCTTCAACACATTGACTTCAACAACAGCTGCATGCAGACTATCTTCAGAATAATTAGGTGCTGTACAGCCCTCAACATAGTTAACACTTGCACCTTCATCAACAATAATCAGTGTTCGCTCAAACTGACCACTATTTCCCGCATTAATACGGAAATAACTCTGAATAGGCACTTCTGTTCTGACACCTTTTGGTACATAAATGAATGTTCCGCCTGACCAAACTGCAGAATTTAGTGCTGCAAATTTGTTATCAGAAGGAGGAATCAACTTACCAAAATATTTCTTTACTAATTCTGGATATTGCTGTACGGCTGAATCCGTGTCCATAAAAACAATTCCTAATTTTTCAAAATCCTCACGCATATTATGATAAACAACTTCAGACTCATACTGAGCAGAAGAACCAGCTAAATACTTACGCTCAGCTTCAGGTACACCCAAACGATCAAACGTCTTCTTGATATCTTCAGGAACATCCTCCCAATTACGAGCAATTCCTTCACTATCACGCCTGAAATAATTAATATGATTCAAATCAAGAGTTGATAAATCTGGACCAAAATCAGGCATTTCCATTTGTTCATAACGTTTGAATGATTTTAAACGAAAATCAAGCATCCAATCTGGCTCATTTTTTGCTGCTGAAATCTGTCTTACAATCTCTTCATTAAGGCCTTCGCCAGTTGTTAAAATGGGTTGAATATCATCTTTAAACCCATATTTATACTCTCCGCCTAGACCGAGCATACTTGCATCTGCCATATAAACTCCCTCCTATAACTCATCGTGTCGCATCAGTCCAACAGTCGATTCCTTATCGTTATTCTCAATGGCTTGATAGATTGCCTTCCAAGCTAATGTTGCACACTTAATCCTTGCAGGAAATTGTGCAACTCCTTCAAGAATCGCAGCATCACCTAAAATATCATCAACATCATCCGTTGAATCTCCAGTAACCATTTTTGAAAATGTCACTACCATCTGTTCAACTTGTGTAGGTGTCTTCCCGATTACCTCATCAGTCATCATGCTTGCGGAGGCTTGGCTTATTGTACACCCAGATCCCGAAAATGCCACGTCATAAACCTTATCTGCTTTCATTACAACCTGTACAGTCAAAACATCTCCACAAGTTGGATTACGCAACTCAAGTTGATGATCTGCATTTTTTATTGTTCCATGATGATGAGGATGTGCTGCATGTTCTAAAATCATCTGACGATACAAATTATCCAATCTAGACAATCCCATTTCTAAAGAACTCCTTCGTTGCCTTTATTGCTTCTACCAACCGATGTCCATCTTCAATCGTATTATAGAGATAAAAGCTGGCACGAGCTGTTGCAGCAACATTCAAATATTCCATCAGTGGCTGCGCGCAATGATGTCCTGCTCTAACTGCAATTCCCTCCATATCTAAGGCGGTTGCAACATCATGTGGATGCAAACCCTTAAGGTTGAAAGAAATAATTCCTGTACGTTTTGCTGGATCCAATGGTCCATATATCTCTAATCCGTCAATTTTAACTAACTCTGGTAAAACACTTGCTATCAGTGATTTCTCATAACTTTCAATTTGTTTCATCCCAATATTTTCAAGATAATCGATTGCAGCTCCTAGTCCAACAACACCAGCAATATTTTGAGTACCACCTTCAAATTTCCATGGTGACTGTTTAAAAGTTGTCTCTTGCAACTGTACCCAATCAATCATTTCACCACCAAATTCAAGTGGTGGCATCTGCTCTAACAATTCGCTCTTACCCCAAAGAATCCCTATTCCTGTCGGGGCCATGAGTTTATGCCCAGAGAAAGCAAAGAAATCAATTCCTAATGCTTGTACATCAATTTTCATATGCGGCGTAGATTGGGCACCATCAACAACCATGATTGCTCCATGCTTATGTGCAATTTCTGCTATTTTTGCAATAGGATTAACAACTCCAAGTACATTGGAAGCATGAGCAAGTGAGACAATTGCAGTTTTATCTGTAATCTTCTTCTCAGCACTTGCAACATCTAGTTGTCCATCAGGAAGTAAGTCAATATATTTAAGAGTTGCTCCATTCTTCTTAGCGAGGACTTGCCATGGCACTAAATTACTATGATGTTCCATATAAGAAATCACAATTTCATCGCCAGGTTTCACAAAGCTTCTGCCATAACTTGCAGCTACCCAATTTAACGCTTCTGTCGTTCCTTTTGTGTAAATAATTTCTTGCTCACTAGGGGCATTAATAAAGTGTGCAACTTTTTTTCGAACACCTTCAAACTTTGCTGTTGCGCGTTCTGCAAGTGTATGCACACCACGATGAACATTAGCATTATCATGATAATAATAGTTGGTTACTGCATCAACTACAGCTCGTGGTTTTTGCGTAGTCGCCGCATTGTCAAGATACACTAACTGTTCATCATTTACTTTCTGATTAAGTATTGGAAAATCCTTAATAAGATCATTCATCTGTTTGACCATCGACAAGCTTCCTTTCGATAGTTGCCTTTAATTGTTCTTCAATCATTTTTGATGGAATAGCCGCTAATACGGGTCCTAAAAAGCCTCTAATAACAAGACGTTCTGCAACCTTTTTAGGAAGGCCACGACTCATTAAGTAATATAATTGCTCTTGGTTAACTCGTCCCACACTAGCCGCATGCCCAGCAGTTACATCATTATCATCAATCAATAGAATTGGATTTGCATCACCTTTTGCTTTGGTAGATAACATCAAAACTCTGCTTTCTTGTTGTGCATCTGAACCCTTAGCACCCTTGATAATATGTCCAATGCCATTAAATGTTAATGTTGAACGCGATAAAATCACGCCGTGCTGCAAAATATGTCCAATTGTATGGCGTCCCATATTAGTAACTCGGGTATCAATTCCTTGTACCTGCTTACCAGTTGAAATTGCAACGACTTTAACCTCTGAATGAGATCCATTTCCGACAAGATCTGAATCGAAATCGCCAACTATATTTCCATCATTCATCATTCCCATCGACCAATCAATCTTGGCATTATCTTCAAGATGACCTCTACGATTAAGATAAGTAGTTGTATTAGCACCTAAACGGTCAACGCTTGCAAACTTCA
Above is a window of Liquorilactobacillus hordei DSM 19519 DNA encoding:
- the sufB gene encoding Fe-S cluster assembly protein SufB; this encodes MADASMLGLGGEYKYGFKDDIQPILTTGEGLNEEIVRQISAAKNEPDWMLDFRLKSFKRYEQMEMPDFGPDLSTLDLNHINYFRRDSEGIARNWEDVPEDIKKTFDRLGVPEAERKYLAGSSAQYESEVVYHNMREDFEKLGIVFMDTDSAVQQYPELVKKYFGKLIPPSDNKFAALNSAVWSGGTFIYVPKGVRTEVPIQSYFRINAGNSGQFERTLIIVDEGASVNYVEGCTAPNYSEDSLHAAVVEVNVLKDAYCRYTTIQNWSDNVYSLETKRAQALENGTMEWVDGNLGSKVTMKYPSVYLNGEGARGTMLSIAFAGKDIVSDTGARMIHNAKNTSSSIVSKSLCKDGGRVDYRGKVRFGRTSDGSFSHVECDTIILDDKSASDTIPFNEIKNGNVSMEHEAKVSKISEEQLYYLMSRGITEEKATEMIIMGFVEPFTKELPMEYAVELNRLIEYQMEGSVG
- a CDS encoding OsmC family protein produces the protein MGKYVVNSSIRNIGYQVGTQAGVHRYLMDEPTTVRGTDAGPNPVQYLIGAVNGCLTITAQSVARKYKIKLERFDVRSVGNVVKYTDGTSKVDEIVVNIIFKADIEGADKNSFLEETLAKCTVHKTLEPGVKFTFNFEQE
- a CDS encoding peptide ABC transporter substrate-binding protein yields the protein MEKRKIIKIVVPLIIGMSFLSACAAKKDASKQKTTLNLMQTSELTTLDNTNQATMSEFSTLTNIDEGLYKLNSKNKVVPAIAKSVVKPTNGGKTYTIQLRQDARWSNGDKVTAQDFVYSWRRSVDPANKPVYTYVFSGIKNADAVVAGKLPSSQLGIEAVGKYKLKITLEHPMQSFNKLVTMPVFLPQDKSFVQKIGTKKYGTNAKYTVSNGAFKITKWTGINDSYSLVKNKYYYAKKQVKLNKINYATVKDDNTAYNLFKTNKLDDATVSGVVAQGLQNNKNLKKVNRAWTYYLQVNQSAGSPLANAKLRKAISLVVNRNELTKKVLGDGSTAASSFVSPETATDPTTGKDFSTETANTTQSNVKKAKKLWQEGLAESGKTSITLNLIAEDTETQKKVAEYIQSAVQSKLNNVSVKVQNLPAKGLSNKKTAGEFDLSLWYWLADYADPINYLGILTTGNSMNTGKYSDSVFDSYIANAQVAKTRTVYWSNLRKAEKRLQATTGIIPLYYVKEDHLVQDGLTGVIYHTAGFADYTRSYWK
- the sufU gene encoding Fe-S cluster assembly sulfur transfer protein SufU, which encodes MGLSRLDNLYRQMILEHAAHPHHHGTIKNADHQLELRNPTCGDVLTVQVVMKADKVYDVAFSGSGCTISQASASMMTDEVIGKTPTQVEQMVVTFSKMVTGDSTDDVDDILGDAAILEGVAQFPARIKCATLAWKAIYQAIENNDKESTVGLMRHDEL
- a CDS encoding DUF1516 family protein, whose translation is MIWLWMHLVTWIVLLIVVFSVVFSKKDVSVAAKMIARICYVVALVSGIMLLGYAWEASPVLAVVKILLAIGLIGFCEIYFSQGHNWRSRTKALLLVTTILVGLLGFILAGGRPF
- a CDS encoding bile acid:sodium symporter family protein, with translation MNKVEKISKLVGKYFTAAIIFWVVFNYFLPKTSEWVVPNVSYLLGIIFFGMGLTLKLQDFERIAKKPFPVIAGTFAHYLIMPTIAWILCLIFQLKGATAAGVILVGSCPSGTSSSVMAYLAGGDVALDVSIETLSTLLAPIALPGLLLLFAGKYVDIPTFSLFLSTVKIVLVPILLGLLVHHLFKNRIEWVTRFLPLVSQLAILLIIGAVISANHADLMTTQTLLVIPVVMLHNLSGYGLGYVFSKLIRLRTPQRKAITFEVGMQDSSLGATLAMKYFVPAAAIPSTVFSIWHNISGSVLAVNWKNKTVNEKTKVIREDTKSIVD
- the rpmF gene encoding 50S ribosomal protein L32 produces the protein MAVPARKTSKSKKNKRRGNKKLTVPSFSLNTSTGEYHRSHHYSIEEIKNRKK
- a CDS encoding cysteine desulfurase, whose protein sequence is MVKQMNDLIKDFPILNQKVNDEQLVYLDNAATTQKPRAVVDAVTNYYYHDNANVHRGVHTLAERATAKFEGVRKKVAHFINAPSEQEIIYTKGTTEALNWVAASYGRSFVKPGDEIVISYMEHHSNLVPWQVLAKKNGATLKYIDLLPDGQLDVASAEKKITDKTAIVSLAHASNVLGVVNPIAKIAEIAHKHGAIMVVDGAQSTPHMKIDVQALGIDFFAFSGHKLMAPTGIGILWGKSELLEQMPPLEFGGEMIDWVQLQETTFKQSPWKFEGGTQNIAGVVGLGAAIDYLENIGMKQIESYEKSLIASVLPELVKIDGLEIYGPLDPAKRTGIISFNLKGLHPHDVATALDMEGIAVRAGHHCAQPLMEYLNVAATARASFYLYNTIEDGHRLVEAIKATKEFFRNGIV
- the rpsN gene encoding 30S ribosomal protein S14 encodes the protein MAKKSKIAKQKKLEFQVAKYAENRKELIAKHDYESLSKLPRNASPTRLHNRDFLDGRPHAYMRKFGMSRIRFRELALKGQIPGVRKASW